A genomic window from Salvelinus namaycush isolate Seneca chromosome 5, SaNama_1.0, whole genome shotgun sequence includes:
- the LOC120047689 gene encoding RNA-binding protein 42-like isoform X2 gives MAMKSGEERLKEMEAEMALFEQEVLGGQVAMTTGDPVGMEVLPMGVPMAVPMIRPIIGTNTYRRVQQTLDARAATFVGPPPPAFVGPAITPGVRPPPMMRPAFMPHILQRPGPRMPVMRGLPPQGMMAPPLPRPPPPPPMMMAPPMQGPPQHPMDPMGHMSSVGLPVGSTHGTPMGHSMVSAPSRSVTQAPPKLTPSIISAAPTVYTAPSGPKIPDIHAQRKARMEELAASVAEQQAAVMAAGLLEAKKEASLAASDDNVIGPSMPEPEPVHTEPADSTAEEKKKGKQEKAKKCIRTAAGTSWEDQSLLEWDSDDFRIFCGDLGNEVNDDILARAFSRYPSYLKAKVVRDKRTGKTKGYGFVSFKDPNDYVRAMREMNGRYVGSRPIKLRKSMWKDRNMEVVRKKQKEKKKLGLR, from the exons ATGGCGATGAAATCCGGAGAGGAGCGGTTGAAGGAGATGGAGGCTGAAATGGCTCT GTTTGAGCAGGAGGTCCTGGGGGGTCAAGTGGCAATGACTACAGGAGACCCTGTAGGGATGGAGGTGCTCCCTATGGGTGTTCCTATGGCTGTTCCTATGATCCGGCCCATCATCGGCACCAACACCTACCGACGG gtcCAGCAAACTTTGGATGCAAGGGCTGCCACTTTCGTGGGACCTCCACCCCCTGCATTTGTAGGCCCAG CTATAACCCCAGGTGTCAGACCACCGCCAATGATGAGACCAGCGTTTATGCCGCACATCCTGCAGAGACCAG GTCCGAGGATGCCTGTGATgcgtggtctccctccacagggTATGATGGCTCCCCCACTGCCACGCCCCCCTCCTCCCCCGCCCATGATGATGGCACCCCCCATGCAAGGACCCCCTCAGCATCCCATGGACCCAATGGGGCATATGAGCTCAGTAGGACTTCCG GTGGGATCGACCCATGGTACACCCATGGGACACTCCATGGTGTCTGCACCCTCCAGGTCTGTGACCCAGGCCCCTCCCAAGCTCACCCCCTCGATCATCTCTGCAGCCCCCACTGTCTACACGGCTCCCTCCGGACCCAAGATACCAGACATCCATGCCCAGAGAAAGGCTCGCATG GAGGAGCTGGCAGCGTCTGTAGCAGAGCAGCAGGCAGCGGTGATGGCCGCCGGACTGCTGGAGGCTAAGAAGGAGGCCAGCCTAGCCGCCTCAGATGACAACGTTATCGGACCCAGCATGCCAGAGCCCGAGCCCGTCCACACTGAG CCAGCGGATAGCACagcagaggagaagaagaagggtaAGCAAGAGAAGGCGAAGAAGTGTATCCGTACAGCCGCAGGCACCAGCTGGGAGGACCAGAGTCTACTGGAGTGGGACTCAG atgATTTCAGAATCTTCTGTGGAGACCTTGGCAATGAGGTGAATGACGACATCCTGGCAAGGGCATTCAGCCGCTACCCCTCCTACCTGAAAGCCAAGGTGGTGCGGGACAAACGCACAGGCAAGACCAAGGGCTACGGCTTTGTCAGCTTCAAGGACCCCAATGACTATGTCCGAGCCATGAGGGAGATGAACG GGAGGTATGTCGGCAGCAGACCCATCAAACTGAGAAAGAGCATGTGGAAGGACAGGAACATGGAAGTTGTACGCAAGAAACAGAAGGAGAAAAAGAAACTGGGACTGAGATAG
- the LOC120047689 gene encoding RNA-binding protein 42-like isoform X1, giving the protein MAMKSGEERLKEMEAEMALFEQEVLGGQVAMTTGDPVGMEVLPMGVPMAVPMIRPIIGTNTYRRVQQTLDARAATFVGPPPPAFVGPAITPGVRPPPMMRPAFMPHILQRPGPRMPVMRGLPPQGMMAPPLPRPPPPPPMMMAPPMQGPPQHPMDPMGHMSSVGLPVGSTHGTPMGHSMVSAPSRSVTQAPPKLTPSIISAAPTVYTAPSGPKIPDIHAQRKARMEELAASVAEQQAAVMAAGLLEAKKEASLAASDDNVIGPSMPEPEPVHTEDLVSLQPADSTAEEKKKGKQEKAKKCIRTAAGTSWEDQSLLEWDSDDFRIFCGDLGNEVNDDILARAFSRYPSYLKAKVVRDKRTGKTKGYGFVSFKDPNDYVRAMREMNGRYVGSRPIKLRKSMWKDRNMEVVRKKQKEKKKLGLR; this is encoded by the exons ATGGCGATGAAATCCGGAGAGGAGCGGTTGAAGGAGATGGAGGCTGAAATGGCTCT GTTTGAGCAGGAGGTCCTGGGGGGTCAAGTGGCAATGACTACAGGAGACCCTGTAGGGATGGAGGTGCTCCCTATGGGTGTTCCTATGGCTGTTCCTATGATCCGGCCCATCATCGGCACCAACACCTACCGACGG gtcCAGCAAACTTTGGATGCAAGGGCTGCCACTTTCGTGGGACCTCCACCCCCTGCATTTGTAGGCCCAG CTATAACCCCAGGTGTCAGACCACCGCCAATGATGAGACCAGCGTTTATGCCGCACATCCTGCAGAGACCAG GTCCGAGGATGCCTGTGATgcgtggtctccctccacagggTATGATGGCTCCCCCACTGCCACGCCCCCCTCCTCCCCCGCCCATGATGATGGCACCCCCCATGCAAGGACCCCCTCAGCATCCCATGGACCCAATGGGGCATATGAGCTCAGTAGGACTTCCG GTGGGATCGACCCATGGTACACCCATGGGACACTCCATGGTGTCTGCACCCTCCAGGTCTGTGACCCAGGCCCCTCCCAAGCTCACCCCCTCGATCATCTCTGCAGCCCCCACTGTCTACACGGCTCCCTCCGGACCCAAGATACCAGACATCCATGCCCAGAGAAAGGCTCGCATG GAGGAGCTGGCAGCGTCTGTAGCAGAGCAGCAGGCAGCGGTGATGGCCGCCGGACTGCTGGAGGCTAAGAAGGAGGCCAGCCTAGCCGCCTCAGATGACAACGTTATCGGACCCAGCATGCCAGAGCCCGAGCCCGTCCACACTGAG GATCTTGTTTCTCTGCAGCCAGCGGATAGCACagcagaggagaagaagaagggtaAGCAAGAGAAGGCGAAGAAGTGTATCCGTACAGCCGCAGGCACCAGCTGGGAGGACCAGAGTCTACTGGAGTGGGACTCAG atgATTTCAGAATCTTCTGTGGAGACCTTGGCAATGAGGTGAATGACGACATCCTGGCAAGGGCATTCAGCCGCTACCCCTCCTACCTGAAAGCCAAGGTGGTGCGGGACAAACGCACAGGCAAGACCAAGGGCTACGGCTTTGTCAGCTTCAAGGACCCCAATGACTATGTCCGAGCCATGAGGGAGATGAACG GGAGGTATGTCGGCAGCAGACCCATCAAACTGAGAAAGAGCATGTGGAAGGACAGGAACATGGAAGTTGTACGCAAGAAACAGAAGGAGAAAAAGAAACTGGGACTGAGATAG